The DNA window CGCCATTGTTCTGCCCGCCCTGCTGGGAGTCGTCGGATTATCGTTCGATACCGGCCTGATCCTGACGGAAAGGCGCCACACGCAGCATGCGGCCGATGCGGCGGCGACCGCGGCGGCGATGGACCTGCAGCTGGGGAAGACCTCCGACGAGGCGATCGCCACGGCGCAAGCCTGGGTCCAGCAGGAACTCGGCATGGACGACGCCCAGGTGACCGTGAACATTCCACCGCTGGCGGGCGACTATGCCGGGGATAGCGACGCCGTCGAAGTTCTGGTGACGCGCAACCGCCGAGCCTATATTATGCCGATCCTCGGGTCCGCCGCGCAGAACAGCTACCAGGTGCGGGCGACCGCAGCGCTAGAGGACGCCACCTCGCCGCTGGTCGTGGTGGTGCTCGACCCGTCCCCCGCAGAAACGCAGTTGCCGGTCGTGCCGCTGGTGCTGCCCAATCCGCTTGCGATCCTTGGAGGACTTGAGGTCGAAGGCCTGGGGTCCGCCCGGATCGACGGCGCGGTTGCTGTCAATTGCCAGTGGGGCGGCGTTGATGAAAACAATCAACTAGCCGGCCTGGACTATCCGCCGCCGTTTGGGGCGACCTGCACTCCTTTGCTGCCGCTGACCGGGCTAAGGGCCCGCGATATCCGGGTGGTCGGCGGGGTCAACAACGCTGATGACTTTCGCCACTTTCTGCCCGACCAGCCGAGCCCGCTCCATGCCAATCGTTTGCCGACGCCGGACCCGCTCATCGGCATGCCGGCTCCGACTGTATCGGCGGATCCAACCAACGTAAACAGCACGCTCCGCGGCGGCGTCAGCGTTTTGTCTTTGAGTGTTCTGGGGCTGGGGCCCACCGTCCGGCTTTATCCGGGCGTGTACGAATGGATCGATATCGTGCTGGGCAAAGTCGTGTTTGAACCGGGCGTTTACATCATTCGCGGCAAGCATCCCGTGACGGGAGTTTCACTCGGGATTCTCGGCGGCCAGGTGACGGCCGAAGGCGTGATGTTCTATATCACCGACTCCGCCGGATACGACGCCGCTGGCGGCTCGCCCGACGGGAACGACGGCGAAACCGAGCCGGCGGAGCCCGTGTTGACGACGATTCCTCCCAGCGTGATCGTCACAGGCGAGCTGCTGGGAAGCCGGTTCACGCCCTTGAATTCACCCGACAGTCCGTTCGACGGCATGCTGCTGTATCAGCGGCGCCAGGATCGTCGCCCGATCGTCATGGTTACGCAGGACCTGCTCGGCAGCCGCGTCATGCAGGGACGCATCTACGCCAAATGGGCGAATACGACCCTGGTGACCAACGGCGATGTGGAGCTCAGCATTGCCGCCGGCAGCGTCCGCATCCTGACGCTCGCCACCAGCGACTTCACTCCTTCGCACCCGTTCCCCGCAGCCAAAGACGTTTACCTGGTCGAGTAGCGATAGCCGCGCCGTGCGCGCCTTAGCCTTGGCGGGGAACGAACCAGCAGGAAGGGTGCTGCGTGAGTCCGACATGCGGATAGTAGCTGGCCGCCAGAGGCGCCGAGAGCAGGATCAACATGGTGTTCAAGCCGGCCGCCTCGTGCGTGCGGCGGATCAGTTCCCGACCGATCCCCTGCCGCTGGAACGCCTGGTCGACGGCTAGATCCGACAGGTAGGTGCAGAACGCCCCGTCGGTGATCGCCCGGGAAACGCCGACGAGCTTCCCCTCGGAGCGGGCCGTCACCAGCACGTCGGCCCGGGCCAGCATCTTGTCGATGGTGGGGCGATCGTCCACAGGGCGCCGCTGGGCCAGGGTGGAGCGGATCAGCACATCGATGAACGCGTCGGTCGTCAGTTCCGGTTCCAGCTGGTAGTCGATCATGGAGAAGCCAAAAGGCGGGAAAAAGGGTCAAGGCGGATCATAACCGCCCGGATGAAAGGGATGGCAGCGACAAATCCGCAGCACGCCTCGCCAGGCGCCGGAGACCGCGCCATACTTGCGAACAGCGCCAATAAAGTAGTGGCTGCACGTCGGTTGAAAACGGCATTGCCGGCCAAAAATCGGACTCAAAAAAAACTGGTAAAGTCGCACGCCCCCAATCAGGAACCAGCTGGGAGCCAGCCATAAACCTTGACCAATTTTCCGGGCCAGCGCGGACATGGGCCATCACCAGAAGAACCGAAGGGCGGAAGCGCGTCGCTGCCTGTTGCTACGTGCGACCTGCCTATTCAACCGCGCCGGGGCGGAGCCGATCAAGTGGCCTCCGTCCGTTTCCTGCGGACAAAGAGTCGCCCGCAGTTTTCGCAAAAGAGCCTATGCAATCACGTTCCAGCGATCGGAATGGCGGCCGGATGCAAAAGGAACCTGTCGCGGATTCCAGGAGTCTCGGCAGCGGCCGCTCCCCTGTAGATCGCGACGCATGGGTCGCCAACCGCTAACTGCTAACCGCTACTTAACCTGGCCTTCGACCAGCTGCACCACATTGTCGGCGGCCGCAGCGAGGCCTTTATCGTGTGTGACCATCACAATGGTAAGATTGTTTTCCAGGTTCAGGCGTCGCAGAATTTCGAAGATTTCCCGGCCGTT is part of the Lignipirellula cremea genome and encodes:
- a CDS encoding pilus assembly protein TadG-related protein, whose amino-acid sequence is MNVFRQGQFVFPCSRPSRPGARLRRQGGKVLVMFAIVLPALLGVVGLSFDTGLILTERRHTQHAADAAATAAAMDLQLGKTSDEAIATAQAWVQQELGMDDAQVTVNIPPLAGDYAGDSDAVEVLVTRNRRAYIMPILGSAAQNSYQVRATAALEDATSPLVVVVLDPSPAETQLPVVPLVLPNPLAILGGLEVEGLGSARIDGAVAVNCQWGGVDENNQLAGLDYPPPFGATCTPLLPLTGLRARDIRVVGGVNNADDFRHFLPDQPSPLHANRLPTPDPLIGMPAPTVSADPTNVNSTLRGGVSVLSLSVLGLGPTVRLYPGVYEWIDIVLGKVVFEPGVYIIRGKHPVTGVSLGILGGQVTAEGVMFYITDSAGYDAAGGSPDGNDGETEPAEPVLTTIPPSVIVTGELLGSRFTPLNSPDSPFDGMLLYQRRQDRRPIVMVTQDLLGSRVMQGRIYAKWANTTLVTNGDVELSIAAGSVRILTLATSDFTPSHPFPAAKDVYLVE
- a CDS encoding GNAT family N-acetyltransferase, with protein sequence MIDYQLEPELTTDAFIDVLIRSTLAQRRPVDDRPTIDKMLARADVLVTARSEGKLVGVSRAITDGAFCTYLSDLAVDQAFQRQGIGRELIRRTHEAAGLNTMLILLSAPLAASYYPHVGLTQHPSCWFVPRQG
- the yidD gene encoding membrane protein insertion efficiency factor YidD, with the translated sequence MSALARKIGQGLWLAPSWFLIGGVRLYQFFLSPIFGRQCRFQPTCSHYFIGAVRKYGAVSGAWRGVLRICRCHPFHPGGYDPP